The Epilithonimonas zeae genome contains a region encoding:
- a CDS encoding SDR family oxidoreductase, whose product MRIFLTGATGYIGKRLLIQLLNNGNHVICSVRDKKRFDLSPYQTFKDQISVVENDFNDDSTLENIPQDIDIAFYLIHSMSSNADFSKAEKISARNFAKSVEKTNCKQVIYLTGIVNEKDLSKHLQSRKDVEEELKSDVYALTVLRAGIIIGSGSASFEIIRDLVEKLPVMVAPKWLKTLCQPIAIRNVIEFLTGVMGKKSTYNKHFDIAGPDVLSYKQMLKIYADERGLKRTIISVPVLSPRLSSYWLYFITSTSYVLAKNLVDSMKINVVAEKNSLAEELGLQLLTYRESLRLSFDKIEQNDVLSTWYDSFGNYRYSKDVWNFLEIPKMGVFKDRQSVRIKNEKKTLDKIFGIGGKNGWYHANFLWSLRGSIDKLFGGVGLKRGRKNSSNLGAGDSLDFWRVLYASREEKKLLLFAEMKVPGEAWLEFKIVNDILIQEATFRPLGLWGRLYWYAVLPFHGYIFKGMIKRLADEK is encoded by the coding sequence ATGAGGATTTTTTTAACAGGCGCTACAGGATATATCGGAAAAAGATTATTAATACAACTGCTTAATAACGGAAATCATGTGATTTGCTCCGTAAGAGATAAAAAACGTTTTGATTTATCGCCATATCAAACCTTCAAAGATCAGATAAGTGTAGTCGAAAATGATTTTAATGACGATTCTACTTTAGAAAACATACCACAAGATATCGACATTGCATTTTATCTGATACATTCCATGTCATCCAATGCAGATTTTAGTAAAGCTGAAAAAATCAGTGCCAGAAATTTTGCAAAGTCTGTTGAAAAAACCAATTGCAAACAAGTCATTTATCTCACAGGTATTGTTAATGAAAAAGATTTATCAAAACATCTGCAGTCACGCAAAGATGTAGAAGAGGAATTGAAGTCTGATGTGTATGCACTTACAGTTCTAAGGGCTGGAATTATTATCGGCTCCGGATCTGCCTCATTTGAGATTATCAGAGATCTAGTTGAGAAACTTCCCGTGATGGTTGCTCCCAAATGGCTCAAAACATTGTGTCAGCCAATCGCCATCCGAAATGTCATCGAGTTTTTAACAGGTGTGATGGGCAAAAAATCAACTTACAATAAGCATTTTGACATTGCCGGACCAGATGTCCTATCTTACAAACAAATGCTAAAGATTTATGCAGATGAGCGCGGTCTTAAAAGAACCATTATTTCAGTTCCAGTGCTAAGTCCAAGATTATCGTCTTATTGGCTTTACTTCATAACTTCGACATCTTATGTATTAGCTAAAAATCTTGTTGATAGTATGAAGATTAATGTAGTTGCAGAAAAGAACAGTCTGGCAGAAGAACTAGGTTTGCAGCTCCTCACTTACCGGGAAAGTCTAAGATTGAGTTTTGATAAAATAGAACAGAATGATGTTCTGTCAACTTGGTATGATTCTTTTGGCAATTACCGTTATTCCAAAGATGTCTGGAACTTTTTGGAGATACCTAAAATGGGCGTTTTCAAAGATCGGCAATCTGTAAGAATTAAAAATGAGAAAAAGACACTGGACAAAATATTTGGCATTGGAGGGAAGAACGGTTGGTACCACGCCAATTTTCTATGGAGTCTTCGCGGAAGTATTGATAAACTTTTTGGCGGTGTAGGACTTAAGAGAGGGAGAAAGAATAGTAGTAATTTGGGAGCTGGTGATTCTCTGGATTTTTGGAGGGTTTTATACGCAAGCAGAGAAGAGAAGAAATTACTTCTGTTTGCTGAGATGAAGGTGCCTGGTGAAGCATGGCTGGAATTTAAAATCGTAAATGATATATTGATACAGGAAGCAACTTTTAGACCGCTTGGACTTTGGGGACGACTTTATTGGTATGCTGTTCTACCGTTTCATGGTTATATCTTTAAAGGGATGATTAAAAGATTAGCTGATGAAAAATAA
- a CDS encoding alpha/beta fold hydrolase, which translates to MKKISLFAFLLMSVFCLSQLQAVKMDTLLTVEIGGIKQAIEIKTDDVNKPILLFLSGGPGSSMMKNADSFTNILKNKFTIVQWDQRDAGKTLELNPSPIQPSVELMGKDTYEVINFLLKKLNQKKLYLLGSSWGNALGFYIVKNHPELLHAYFAVNPVISQLASEKELLKTLKIHFEDNLAAMEELSQVHFPFTNDESMFYLRKWLFYKDGKQYVTNDDFKKGFLQWSKTWSPAWNEVMKIDLPKTLKKVDCRIYFFVGKNDIQTLTSITEEYYQQVKAPKKDLFLFENSGHQIHKDESEKFQNTIIKTLD; encoded by the coding sequence ATGAAAAAAATAAGTCTTTTTGCTTTTTTACTAATGTCTGTATTTTGTTTATCACAATTACAAGCCGTAAAAATGGACACCCTCTTAACTGTAGAAATTGGCGGAATAAAACAAGCCATAGAAATTAAAACAGACGATGTTAACAAGCCTATTCTTCTATTTTTATCAGGCGGTCCAGGAAGTTCAATGATGAAAAATGCAGATTCTTTCACCAATATTTTAAAGAATAAATTTACGATTGTTCAATGGGACCAAAGAGATGCGGGAAAAACATTGGAATTAAATCCTTCACCCATTCAACCTTCAGTAGAACTTATGGGAAAGGATACTTATGAAGTTATTAATTTCCTGCTCAAAAAACTCAATCAGAAAAAGCTTTATCTGTTAGGCAGTTCTTGGGGAAATGCTTTAGGTTTTTATATTGTTAAAAATCATCCCGAATTATTACACGCTTATTTTGCTGTCAATCCGGTAATCAGCCAGCTAGCAAGTGAGAAAGAATTGCTTAAAACGTTAAAAATTCATTTTGAAGACAACCTTGCTGCTATGGAAGAATTGTCACAAGTACATTTTCCTTTTACCAATGATGAATCTATGTTTTACTTAAGAAAGTGGCTTTTTTACAAAGATGGAAAACAATATGTAACAAATGATGATTTCAAAAAAGGCTTTCTTCAGTGGTCAAAAACCTGGTCACCTGCCTGGAATGAAGTTATGAAAATTGATTTACCAAAAACTTTAAAGAAAGTCGATTGTCGAATTTATTTCTTTGTCGGTAAAAATGATATTCAAACATTAACTTCCATTACAGAAGAATATTATCAGCAAGTGAAAGCGCCTAAGAAAGATTTATTTTTATTTGAAAACTCGGGACATCAAATTCATAAAGATGAATCTGAAAAGTTTCAAAATACAATCATTAAGACATTAGATTAA
- a CDS encoding SRPBCC family protein — protein sequence MIYELYREQQLYCSLDEAWDFFTSPNNLPIIAPQEMDFTVLTEVSNGIIYNGMQIDYRLKPLFGIPIRWKSEVRSLENKKCFVDYQLEGPYKMWLHYHEFKKNEEGVMMKDLLKYEMKYGFLGKIVNHLIVRDKLEYIFNNRRTVIEGLFNQKFSVNQGLAIVNL from the coding sequence ATGATCTACGAATTGTACCGCGAGCAACAACTCTATTGCAGTCTTGATGAAGCCTGGGATTTTTTTACGTCGCCCAATAATTTACCGATTATTGCACCACAGGAAATGGATTTTACTGTTCTTACAGAAGTTAGTAATGGTATTATTTATAACGGAATGCAGATTGATTACAGGTTGAAGCCGCTATTTGGAATTCCAATCCGTTGGAAGTCAGAAGTCCGATCGTTGGAGAATAAAAAGTGTTTTGTTGATTACCAATTGGAAGGACCTTACAAGATGTGGCTTCATTACCACGAATTTAAGAAGAATGAAGAAGGTGTAATGATGAAAGACCTTTTAAAATATGAAATGAAGTATGGTTTCTTAGGGAAAATTGTCAATCATTTGATTGTTAGGGACAAACTAGAGTATATTTTTAATAACAGACGAACTGTTATAGAAGGATTATTTAATCAAAAATTCTCAGTTAATCAGGGTCTAGCGATTGTCAATTTGTAG
- a CDS encoding ATP-binding protein — translation MKIKTKLNIGVGLLFMMILVLSVLSGWYINQLKKDTSNILKANYNTLEYSRNMLLALEEINTDPLAFNVFEKHLKNQQKNVTEPGEKEATDNVAIHFQALKKDSRNTTLQSSIRKDIAELMQLNMSAIEHKSSIADSTAKNAIMVISVTGMLCFIIAFILLVNLPSNIANPIKTLTESIRQIANQNYKERVHFESRSEFGELAKSFNTMAEKLQEYSESKLDKIIRGKKRIETLIDNMHDPVIGIDENKKVLFVNDEALKITGLRQENFVGKLIQDVAVNNDLVRDLIKDMIHPANNNSDKEPMKIYADGKESYFEKEIIDINVIPTGEKESHFIGQVIMLRNITPFKELDLAKTNFLGTVSHEFKTPISSIQMGLQLLENERIGNLNVEQKNLVNGIKEDSNRLLKITGELLNITQVESGSIKIDSKFTNIHDIIDYAVNANKSAAEQKQINIKIKVEDGLTNIFADEEKTSWVLNNLLSNAIRYSYENSEVEIDVRNENDKVKFSVRDYGRGIEEQYLDKIFDRYFRIPGTKKEGTGLGLSISKQFIEAQGGQISVESELGVGSLFSFFLKNI, via the coding sequence ATGAAAATTAAAACAAAATTAAACATCGGTGTTGGTCTTCTTTTTATGATGATTTTGGTGCTGTCTGTCCTGAGTGGCTGGTACATCAATCAACTGAAAAAAGACACAAGTAATATTCTGAAAGCCAATTATAATACTCTGGAGTATTCCCGTAATATGCTTCTGGCTCTGGAAGAAATCAACACGGATCCACTCGCTTTCAATGTGTTTGAAAAACATTTGAAAAATCAACAAAAAAATGTGACTGAACCGGGAGAGAAAGAAGCTACAGATAATGTTGCGATTCATTTTCAGGCTTTAAAAAAAGATTCAAGAAATACGACTCTTCAATCATCAATAAGAAAAGATATTGCTGAATTGATGCAACTCAATATGAGTGCTATCGAACATAAAAGCAGTATTGCAGATTCTACGGCGAAAAATGCAATAATGGTGATATCTGTGACTGGAATGTTATGTTTCATCATTGCCTTCATTTTGTTGGTAAATCTGCCTTCCAACATTGCAAATCCAATCAAGACACTCACTGAAAGTATTAGGCAAATAGCAAATCAAAATTATAAAGAACGCGTTCATTTTGAAAGCAGAAGCGAGTTTGGAGAATTGGCAAAATCCTTCAATACAATGGCTGAAAAGCTTCAGGAATACTCTGAAAGTAAACTGGATAAAATCATCAGAGGAAAAAAACGCATCGAGACTCTAATTGATAATATGCACGATCCGGTGATTGGCATCGATGAAAATAAAAAAGTGCTTTTCGTGAATGATGAAGCTTTGAAAATCACAGGCCTAAGACAGGAAAATTTTGTCGGGAAACTGATTCAGGATGTGGCGGTGAACAATGATTTAGTACGAGATTTGATTAAGGATATGATTCATCCGGCAAATAACAATTCTGACAAAGAACCGATGAAAATCTATGCGGACGGAAAAGAAAGTTATTTTGAAAAAGAAATCATCGACATTAATGTGATTCCGACTGGCGAGAAGGAAAGTCATTTCATTGGTCAGGTGATTATGCTTCGAAATATTACACCATTCAAAGAATTGGATTTGGCTAAAACCAATTTTTTAGGAACGGTTTCGCACGAATTCAAAACCCCAATTTCTTCCATCCAAATGGGGCTTCAACTATTAGAAAATGAAAGAATCGGAAACCTGAATGTTGAACAGAAAAATCTGGTGAACGGAATCAAAGAAGACTCCAACCGACTATTAAAAATCACTGGCGAGTTGCTTAATATTACGCAGGTAGAAAGTGGATCTATAAAAATCGATTCAAAATTTACCAATATTCACGATATCATTGATTATGCTGTAAATGCTAATAAATCTGCTGCCGAGCAAAAGCAGATTAATATCAAAATTAAAGTAGAAGATGGCTTGACTAATATTTTTGCTGATGAAGAAAAAACGTCTTGGGTTCTCAATAATCTTTTGTCAAATGCCATCCGTTATTCTTATGAAAACTCAGAAGTTGAGATAGATGTTAGGAATGAAAATGACAAGGTCAAATTTTCTGTTCGGGATTATGGTCGTGGAATAGAAGAACAATACCTGGATAAAATTTTCGATCGATATTTCAGAATTCCAGGTACAAAAAAAGAAGGAACTGGATTGGGATTAAGTATCAGTAAGCAGTTTATTGAGGCTCAAGGAGGACAAATTTCGGTTGAAAGTGAGCTGGGTGTGGGGAGTTTGTTTTCGTTTTTTCTAAAGAATATATGA
- a CDS encoding response regulator: protein MKNKVIMVCDDDQGILDVVELMLEIEGYHVIKVIDSTTLQEKLQNSRPDLLLLDLWMPIISGEQILKSLRSSSDFNDLPVIIFSASMDGAEIAERANANAFLSKPFDMVQLASVVEEVIN, encoded by the coding sequence ATGAAGAATAAAGTAATAATGGTCTGCGATGATGACCAAGGAATTTTGGATGTTGTTGAGTTGATGCTTGAGATCGAAGGTTATCACGTTATCAAAGTAATTGACAGTACAACGTTGCAGGAAAAACTGCAGAATAGCCGTCCTGATCTATTATTATTGGATCTGTGGATGCCGATTATCTCGGGTGAGCAGATTCTAAAATCTTTAAGATCAAGTTCAGATTTTAATGACTTACCTGTTATCATTTTTTCAGCAAGTATGGATGGTGCTGAAATTGCTGAAAGAGCTAATGCCAATGCTTTTCTTTCAAAACCATTTGATATGGTACAGCTGGCAAGTGTAGTTGAGGAAGTTATTAATTAA
- a CDS encoding sensor histidine kinase, with translation MNQSNHINRNESLDYEIYLQALNSSNSGIIITDNAILDNPIIYCNKAFENITGYSHNEIIGHNCRFLQAQDRSQPQRQQLKEAIENGYECRVEIRNYKKDGTLFWNELFVSPVKNNAGEITHFIGVQNDISERKNAEIELIEEKASTEKKIVARTKELQDSEAFLSSIIQTVRESLLVLDSNYRVLSANKHFLSSFKVTEANTVGKILFELGNHQWDIEALKQLLTKILPTNNPVIDFEVSHDFPYIGRKVMLVNAYRVEFEGQFKDRILIAIEDITDQKEIEQRKDDFLSVASHELKTPLTSIKGLIQILQRVKPENSSEKFNTILDKIANQTDRLNLLINQLLDTSKIQSGHIELHKEPFEIDKLLNDAVSNFNYAGSNHQINLRGKTNAVILGDDLQITQVINNLLSNAIKYSPEDKVIDVQSDKVSNYVKVSVTDYGIGISHNDQAKIFDRFYRAQDIQQKFAGLGIGLYICQQIITAHDGTLWVESEEGRGATFNFTLPIMKIYDNEE, from the coding sequence GTGAACCAATCAAATCATATTAACCGAAATGAAAGCCTGGATTATGAAATCTACTTGCAGGCACTTAATTCTTCTAATTCCGGAATTATTATTACGGATAATGCTATTCTAGACAACCCTATTATCTATTGCAATAAGGCCTTTGAAAATATTACAGGTTACAGCCATAACGAAATCATAGGTCACAACTGCCGGTTTTTACAGGCACAGGATCGCTCGCAACCACAGAGACAACAGCTTAAAGAAGCGATTGAAAATGGTTACGAATGCAGAGTAGAAATCAGAAATTACAAAAAAGATGGTACCTTGTTCTGGAACGAATTATTTGTTTCGCCAGTAAAAAACAATGCCGGAGAAATCACGCACTTCATTGGTGTACAAAATGATATCTCGGAACGTAAGAACGCTGAAATAGAGCTTATAGAAGAAAAAGCCTCCACAGAAAAAAAAATAGTGGCAAGAACGAAAGAGCTTCAGGATAGTGAAGCGTTTCTTTCCAGTATTATTCAGACGGTGCGCGAAAGTCTATTGGTTTTGGATTCTAACTATCGTGTTCTGAGTGCCAACAAACACTTTCTTTCATCTTTTAAAGTAACAGAAGCCAACACAGTTGGTAAGATATTATTTGAACTAGGAAATCATCAATGGGATATTGAAGCTTTAAAACAATTATTGACCAAAATTCTTCCGACAAACAATCCTGTTATTGATTTTGAAGTCTCCCATGATTTTCCATATATCGGTAGAAAAGTAATGCTGGTCAACGCTTATCGTGTTGAGTTCGAAGGTCAGTTCAAAGACCGAATACTGATAGCGATTGAAGATATCACAGACCAAAAAGAGATTGAACAGAGAAAGGATGATTTTTTATCGGTTGCCAGTCACGAGTTAAAAACGCCATTAACCAGCATCAAAGGCCTGATACAAATTTTACAGCGTGTAAAGCCTGAAAATTCTTCGGAGAAATTTAACACTATTTTAGATAAGATTGCAAACCAGACAGACCGTCTTAATTTGCTAATCAACCAGCTCCTGGATACCTCTAAAATTCAGTCTGGTCATATAGAATTGCACAAAGAACCTTTTGAAATTGATAAATTATTAAATGATGCGGTCAGCAATTTTAATTATGCAGGTTCCAATCATCAGATCAATCTTAGGGGAAAAACCAATGCGGTTATTCTTGGCGATGATTTGCAGATCACCCAGGTAATTAACAATCTATTGTCTAATGCTATCAAATATTCGCCCGAAGATAAGGTGATTGATGTCCAGTCCGACAAAGTTTCAAATTATGTAAAGGTGTCGGTCACAGATTATGGTATTGGAATCAGTCATAATGATCAAGCGAAAATATTTGACCGTTTTTATCGTGCACAGGATATTCAGCAGAAGTTCGCAGGATTAGGAATTGGTTTATACATCTGCCAGCAGATTATTACTGCACACGACGGTACATTATGGGTTGAAAGCGAAGAAGGCCGCGGCGCAACTTTTAATTTCACACTTCCAATTATGAAAATATATGATAATGAAGAATAA
- a CDS encoding alpha/beta fold hydrolase, translating to MSTLKLKDGTEIFYKDQGEGPVLMFHHGWPLSSDDWDAQVIFFLQRGYRVVTHDRRGHGRSSQDIYNHTIEQYASDAAELVEFLDLKDVVHIGHSTGGGEVIRYVNKYANGRAKKAVLISAVPPIMVASDENPDGVPMSVFDGIREQTLNNRQQFYIDLTFPFYGYNREGADVKEGVQRNWWRQGMMGGIVAHYDGIKAFSETDFRDDLKNVDIPVLVLHGEDDQIVPYQNAALKSIKLLKNGTIKTYPGFPHGMPTTEAATINKDLLEFIES from the coding sequence ATGAGCACACTAAAATTAAAAGACGGAACAGAGATTTTTTACAAAGACCAAGGCGAAGGACCAGTTTTGATGTTTCACCACGGATGGCCATTGTCATCAGACGATTGGGATGCGCAGGTTATTTTCTTCTTGCAAAGAGGTTACAGAGTGGTGACGCACGACAGAAGAGGTCACGGCCGCTCCAGTCAGGATATTTACAACCACACGATTGAGCAATATGCTTCTGACGCAGCGGAATTGGTAGAATTCTTAGATTTGAAAGATGTAGTTCATATCGGTCACTCAACAGGTGGTGGTGAAGTAATCAGATACGTGAATAAATATGCTAACGGAAGAGCTAAAAAAGCAGTTTTAATCAGTGCAGTTCCGCCAATTATGGTGGCGAGTGATGAAAATCCTGATGGTGTTCCGATGTCAGTTTTTGATGGTATCAGAGAACAGACTTTGAACAACAGACAACAGTTTTATATTGATTTGACTTTCCCTTTCTACGGCTACAACAGAGAAGGTGCAGATGTGAAAGAAGGTGTGCAGAGAAACTGGTGGAGACAAGGAATGATGGGTGGAATTGTCGCTCACTATGACGGCATCAAAGCATTTTCTGAGACTGATTTCAGAGATGATTTGAAGAATGTTGATATTCCGGTTTTGGTACTTCACGGTGAAGATGACCAGATTGTACCTTACCAGAATGCGGCTTTGAAATCAATCAAATTATTGAAAAACGGAACGATAAAAACGTATCCTGGTTTCCCTCACGGAATGCCGACTACGGAAGCAGCTACCATTAATAAAGATCTTTTGGAGTTTATTGAAAGTTAA
- a CDS encoding helix-turn-helix domain-containing protein, with translation MDKLNFLEVIAAIAVVISLLLAVFLLTVKTERKLENRLFAAFLIINAIDISGLFMHLFTDSYNLKGFKISAYLLVMPLFYLYVNAVCYSDFALKRKHLLHLIPFIVANLILVPRLFLAEGVAKESFFKDMWHSPEMFFYQAIAELQYFFYIVGVFLILKKYKKIYLENYTNPNTLLYKWLSQLTIIFLFIHLCIIIKNLVRYSQDRDLFIWLNIVAGTVFLLTACWFILKALNHPELFRRIDSTLQPTENFVETLETENKTNETKNFQIEQLKKFMIEKEPFLEPSLTIQELANQVEIPVRELSVLINHHINQHFFDFVNEYRIKKAMTILKDPTKKELTILEILYEVGFNSKSSFHTSFKKYTNQTPTEFRNN, from the coding sequence ATGGACAAACTCAATTTTCTGGAAGTTATTGCTGCGATTGCCGTTGTTATATCGCTGCTGCTTGCCGTATTTTTATTAACGGTAAAAACAGAAAGAAAACTGGAAAATAGATTGTTTGCAGCGTTTCTTATCATTAATGCCATTGATATTAGCGGACTTTTCATGCACCTTTTTACAGATAGTTACAATCTGAAGGGTTTCAAAATATCTGCTTACTTATTGGTAATGCCTCTTTTCTATCTGTACGTTAATGCTGTTTGTTATTCAGATTTTGCCTTAAAAAGAAAACATTTACTGCATCTTATTCCGTTTATTGTGGCCAATTTAATTTTAGTTCCACGACTTTTTCTGGCAGAAGGTGTTGCTAAAGAGTCGTTCTTTAAAGATATGTGGCATTCCCCTGAAATGTTTTTTTATCAGGCAATCGCAGAACTGCAGTATTTCTTTTATATTGTTGGTGTATTTCTTATCCTAAAAAAATACAAGAAGATTTACCTTGAAAATTATACCAATCCAAATACTTTATTGTACAAATGGTTGTCTCAACTTACAATAATCTTTCTATTCATCCACTTATGTATTATTATAAAAAACCTCGTAAGATACTCGCAGGATAGAGACCTGTTTATTTGGTTAAATATTGTTGCGGGAACGGTGTTTTTACTCACCGCCTGTTGGTTTATACTAAAAGCATTAAATCATCCTGAACTTTTCCGCAGAATCGATTCTACCTTACAACCGACAGAAAATTTTGTTGAAACTCTGGAAACTGAAAATAAAACCAACGAAACAAAAAATTTTCAGATTGAACAGCTTAAAAAATTTATGATTGAAAAAGAACCGTTCTTAGAGCCTTCTTTAACGATTCAGGAGTTGGCAAATCAGGTGGAAATTCCTGTTCGTGAGTTGTCTGTTTTAATTAATCATCACATCAATCAGCACTTTTTTGATTTTGTGAATGAATATCGCATTAAAAAAGCAATGACCATTCTAAAAGACCCCACAAAAAAAGAGTTAACAATTTTAGAAATCTTATATGAAGTTGGTTTCAATTCAAAATCTTCTTTCCATACCTCTTTCAAAAAATACACGAATCAAACACCAACAGAATTCAGAAACAATTGA
- a CDS encoding serine hydrolase domain-containing protein yields the protein MKYLAIILFFTLIGCKSTQQINQQNIENAITKNALQLLEDKRFHSVSVAVLKDGKSTIKHFGELTIGKGNKPNDSTLYELASVTKTFTGYVAAKAVLDKKINLDDDIRIYIDESYPNLQFKGEPITIKHLITHTSGFPNMPLKSENKKAFFEGLKLIKIETKPGEVYSYSNTAPELTAYILEKVYKKPFEELVIEFVLKPNKMSQTKFILNANDKTRLVKGYNDKNELMPNFNRTLWGGISGLHSTAPDLVKYMKLQLDQSNPIVNESHKKLHKEGSDFWEGYHWYIIENDNNLIYRHHGGIYGMQNWFVIYPKQNIGISILTNTSFNEMGEILEKVVDSLYDDINVN from the coding sequence ATGAAGTATTTAGCCATTATTTTATTTTTTACATTAATTGGTTGTAAAAGTACTCAGCAAATCAATCAACAGAATATTGAAAATGCAATTACAAAAAATGCGCTTCAATTATTGGAGGACAAAAGATTTCATTCTGTTTCTGTTGCCGTGCTTAAAGATGGAAAATCTACCATCAAACATTTTGGAGAATTAACGATTGGAAAAGGCAACAAACCAAATGATTCTACATTGTATGAATTGGCTTCAGTCACTAAAACTTTTACAGGTTATGTAGCTGCAAAAGCTGTCCTTGATAAAAAAATAAATTTAGATGATGATATTAGAATCTACATTGATGAGTCTTATCCTAATTTACAATTTAAAGGTGAACCCATAACAATCAAACATCTCATCACACATACAAGTGGATTTCCTAATATGCCTCTAAAAAGTGAAAATAAAAAGGCATTTTTTGAAGGGTTGAAACTCATCAAAATTGAAACGAAGCCCGGAGAAGTCTATTCTTATTCCAACACAGCTCCAGAGTTAACCGCATATATTCTTGAAAAAGTGTATAAAAAACCTTTTGAGGAATTGGTCATTGAATTTGTTTTGAAACCCAATAAAATGAGCCAGACCAAGTTTATACTCAATGCAAATGACAAAACAAGATTGGTAAAAGGCTACAACGATAAAAATGAGTTAATGCCTAATTTCAATAGAACTTTATGGGGCGGAATTTCGGGATTGCATTCTACGGCTCCAGATTTGGTTAAATATATGAAACTGCAACTTGACCAGTCAAATCCTATTGTAAACGAATCTCATAAAAAATTACATAAAGAAGGTTCTGATTTTTGGGAAGGTTATCATTGGTACATCATAGAAAATGATAACAATTTAATTTACCGGCATCACGGCGGTATCTACGGAATGCAGAATTGGTTTGTGATTTATCCTAAACAAAATATAGGGATATCCATATTGACAAATACGAGCTTTAATGAAATGGGGGAGATTTTAGAAAAAGTAGTTGATAGCTTGTATGATGATATTAATGTGAATTAG
- a CDS encoding Cof-type HAD-IIB family hydrolase codes for MNTDKKNNTIKAVFFDIDGTLVSLKSKTIPESTQKAIKKLREQDIKVIVATGRSINDLDHVKAIEFDGFLTFNGGYCMTVDGKVMSKQAIHPEDIQNLINYSEQTNVGFSLMYEDKVQISHAAPKVLELYTNLNLKIPPLYDKNNADIDNVLQVNVFIDPQDEETFMEKVMPNSLSSRWTDLFADVNPGGISKQKGVKKFCEYFNIDISQTMAFGDGGNDISMLRYVKTGVAMGNAGDNVKQAADYVTDDVDNDGVEKALKYFGLLD; via the coding sequence ATGAATACAGATAAAAAAAACAATACGATCAAAGCTGTCTTTTTTGATATAGACGGCACTTTAGTCAGTTTAAAAAGCAAAACAATCCCAGAGTCAACACAGAAAGCTATAAAGAAACTTCGAGAGCAAGATATCAAGGTTATCGTAGCAACTGGACGTTCTATTAATGATCTTGATCATGTTAAAGCCATTGAGTTTGACGGTTTCCTAACATTTAATGGAGGTTACTGTATGACTGTTGATGGCAAGGTTATGTCCAAACAGGCAATTCACCCGGAAGATATCCAAAATCTGATTAATTATTCGGAACAAACCAATGTGGGCTTCTCCCTTATGTATGAAGATAAAGTACAGATCAGCCATGCAGCGCCCAAAGTTTTGGAGCTTTATACAAATCTCAACCTTAAGATACCGCCACTGTATGATAAGAACAATGCTGATATAGATAATGTATTACAAGTGAATGTTTTTATTGATCCTCAAGATGAAGAAACTTTTATGGAGAAAGTAATGCCCAATTCCTTATCATCAAGATGGACAGATTTGTTCGCCGATGTCAATCCAGGAGGAATCAGCAAACAGAAAGGTGTTAAAAAATTCTGTGAATATTTCAATATTGATATCTCTCAAACGATGGCATTTGGTGATGGAGGCAACGATATTTCTATGCTGAGATATGTCAAAACTGGAGTTGCAATGGGCAATGCCGGTGATAATGTCAAGCAGGCAGCCGATTATGTAACTGATGATGTTGACAACGACGGTGTTGAAAAAGCTTTGAAATATTTTGGACTTTTAGACTAG